The following coding sequences are from one Nymphalis io chromosome 17, ilAglIoxx1.1, whole genome shotgun sequence window:
- the LOC126775117 gene encoding putative GPI-anchor transamidase translates to MTRYYYYFIFTFLFTMSISNAIEIPEKFQKSNHTNNWAVLVDTSRFWFNYRHVANVLSIYRSVKRLGIPDSQIILMISDDMACNPRNPRPATIFNNAHEQINVYGDDVEVDYRGYEVSVENFVRLLTGRVPPDTPRSKRLLTDEGSNILIYLTGHGGDGFLKFQDSEEITSQELADALEQMWQKRRYNEIFFIIDTCQASSMYEKFYSPNILATASSLVGEDSLSHHVDSAIGVYIIDRYTYYVLEFLENVHPNSMKTMSEFLAVCPKSACLSTVGVRRDLFKRDPSKVPITDFFGSVRPIIITTDPIDIQEIPKRKKTINKTKVPEKREYVPQFPMHLVKTTV, encoded by the exons ATGACtcgttattactattatttcatttttactttCTTATTCACAATGAGTATAAGCAATGCGATTGAG aTTCCTGAAAAGTTTCAAAAATCAAATCATACAAACAATTGGGCAGTATTAGTGGATACATCAAGGTTTTGGTTCAACTATCGTCATGTGGCTAACGTGCTGTCGATATACCGGAGTGTGAAGCGGCTTGGTATTCCTGATAGTCAAATTATACTAATGATTTCTGACGATATGGCTTGCAACCCGAGGAATCCCCGCCCAgctacaatttttaataatgcacATGAACAAATTAATGTTTACGGAGATGATGTTGAGGTAGATTACAGAGGATATGAA GTTTCAGTTGAAAACTTTGTACGTCTTCTAACTGGTCGTGTACCTCCTGATACACCGAGGTCAAAGCGTCTTCTCACCGATGAGGGAAGTAATATTCTTATCTATCTCACTGGGCATGGTGGAGATGGTTTTCTAAAGTTCCAAGATTCTGAAGAAATAACAAGTCAAGAGTTAGCAGATGCTCTAGAACAAATGTGGCAGAAAAGAAG atataatgaaatatttttcataatcgaCACATGTCAAGCATCATCCATGTATGAAAAGTTTTACTCTCCAAACATACTTGCAACAGCCAGCAGTTTAGTTGGAGAAGACTCACTTTCT cacCATGTTGATTCTGCAATAGGTGTGTACATAATAGATAGGTATACATACTATGTCTTGGAATTCTTGGAAAATGTACATCCCAACAGTATGAAGACAATGTCTGaattt ctCGCTGTATGTCCAAAAAGTGCATGCTTATCAACAGTGGGTGTTCGAAGAGACCTTTTCAAACGTGATCCCAGCAAGGTTCCCATAACAGATTTCTTTGGGTCAGTCAGACCAATCATTATTACCACCGATCCAATTGACATTCAAGAAATACCAAAGAGGAAAAAGACTAT AAACAAAACTAAAGTACCAGAGAAGAGAGAGTATGTACCACAATTCCCAATGCATTTAGTCAAAACAACTGTATAA
- the LOC126775133 gene encoding ras-related protein Rab-43: protein MTNRNPNTLMSVPDEQFDYLFKIVLIGDCGTGKTCIVQRLKSGNFIERHGNTIGVDFSMKTLIVDGKKVKLQIWDTAGQERFRTITQSYYRSANGVIIVYDITKRSTFLSLQKWIEEVRRYTSSNVIVSLIGNKCDLTDQREVEPDEPKSFCRYIPEIMFVMETSAKDNTNVEDTFRSLATELKRQHDNSEGPPAESDSVVLGESHPVSRCQPCRSS from the exons ATGACTAATCGTAATCCTAACACTCTTATGAGTGTTCCAGATGaacaatttgattatttatttaaaatagttcttaTCGGTGACTGTGGCACAGGTAAAACATGTATTGTGCAACGATTGAAGTCCGGTAATTTCATAGAAAGACACGGTAATACAATAGGCGTAGACTTTTCAATGAAAACTTTGATAGTGGACGGAAAGAAGGTCAag cttCAGATATGGGACACTGCTGGACAGGAAAGATTTAGAACGATAACTCAAAGCTATTATCGGTCTGCGAATGGAGTAATTATAG TGTATGATATTACCAAGAGATCAACATTTCTATCGTTGCAAAAATGGATTGAAGAAGTTAGAAGATACACATCATCCAATGTTATAGTTTCATTAATTGGTAATAAGTGTGATTTGACTGATCAACGTGAAGTTGAGCCAGATGAACCAAAGTCATTTTGTCGCTACATCCCTGAGATTATGTTTGTGATGGAGACATCGGCTAAAGATAACACAAATGTTGAGGATACTTTTCGCAGTTTAGCAACTGAACTGAAG CGGCAACATGATAATAGTGAAGGCCCACCGGCTGAATCAGATTCAGTTGTGCTTGGTGAAAGTCATCCAGTAAGTAGGTGCCAGCCTTGTCGATCTTCTTAG